One segment of Toxoplasma gondii ME49 chromosome VI, whole genome shotgun sequence DNA contains the following:
- a CDS encoding regulator of chromosome condensation (RCC1) repeat-containing protein (encoded by transcript TGME49_239700), with translation MGQCGAKQNGRSRASGIFRGSRVSSNSLQGFPVEAGDRQHACLLPLPPPVLHHLTVSLWSCLLFNGSGAHRRMHWSVEFDEPLAPRLFSEEAEADWELLRRELSPLSQAERVKRLPELPTLAWFSLFLYYEFSASTLLHALAETLAADGGGALPHTGGERGSDGYGPRRRPRSRGGRGDREPYCRDWSEEPGGGDKRNRIDACVEERIADLSRADIPSFPETLGRTAGDSFLARQASSDCKCTREELREREQRGEALADQSRERQTQRVVDAFCQWSRVMYRTYLLSQNLSWLTGIVAHALTTPQLRRLLALALYKYYTEERPLLGFKRPRMHAKVDEKAREALSRIVVEQLDSEPEDTPTNSHSKLKKDSRVERDCGDVSGYGGLERVANTVKEYVEGGRIDSDALHLDVLDWAVTGFEYKGVVFVLVHDQDFWSAIRTEVRCCQVVRAASSPANVRLTSQCGRLCAVEGFGLRVLASPLVPHCVEPIEEPLPFTVARDLLLQAVPSATSGPPVERVLRVPNPQNLLSLYAPRFQARASDSSAYAAVTDKVMSLGPPHAWWYFAHLVAEASPIRRRWRRFSTSRLPSQGNTSHAESRAPGTSTEEACPLDSRAGREMRRRLLQVLAACLHDAREGISRRFLYDSWVVHQAIPTPQTGELGRLLRARPAARRRTEREMPRALQREGEPASEQEREQGVGGSLFNATTLGTERRGTEAPTFVKEYDPRPTEGESLSNLPAFALIFDGTSWTRPTVVQLKNGDIEAVLNRAATLFGCTRSDLLPYQPLGETIGEEQSEFAWAFGRKCSIWTLAKGPKTGCEPPFRAPAPKVGTARDYFQVDTIERVYPSLEPCSPASRSCLRMCLPWSSSQFVISLAPRARPIRPETYLLFPLLQRPQAGARRARGGSSETGGRRAPDVQLHAPSVYRRVLALLRRLPFLRHGGHLRKILHHFGVNVGVALWVLWSEVELRVHETETLGDLPARGTWRSSVEAARLRYRGDQLVRELIACEIVATAVKRVVRMFTSELPDRPLPFVYALEALLPVLFRPEVWWRQVDKLLPNERRNTRHHESCLMVAVWLSVLEASQVVAMRPWQLVAAFNSVLQTARSVPTTLAHCLMHALNVEFSPSFLYVISTVPEASAAEWFNRVHAVVLRERASAASPSAVKERGSQGQLHAERQLEKAPNDDTCVEEHGEPGAAEKADVEDDARGEIEGDVHARELVEAAEESAVSPANASLFSRDEDALLDELEAGDEDSEEQRERVTTYVHALDVAAKRLLSLDVKDLYQVASMLVRAHINPLELLPTEEVIATELFVLQGVQEHLASLHGEAGRPPFGFAQRFYRALPTRAAVSFSSSTVRLRSILSSSHTLTPPLHSLSPSAARSSLPRSAASPSLPPSPSPSLPPSPSPSVPASSLPRSSAFSSSLPASCSPRLLSASSAAASFSRASSRSPHPSVVQDSDAERRLAPSPTRLESFVERLLRSNISYAHDSALAHSRLLVFRRDLEREARASQRESTRFLPLPARLKSSCFAASRRFSLLRSSNSGLTARPGAGETEPNSQRRRGEREEGSEGEETLGGASAGDATEKNGFPEVLETVLQGKEVEKQMRQQRGRRAEDAFERKHGGYEGEGEDTLEEETVFAKRIRERLSGETDAELGAYLTPAQLGMLDGCSLLHSLSEAGTSSRIRTFCAGHTLVTWTLVLISQVSLDEEGRRRLARRCAREVASMESAYLRSVFAPEIEIVISLLTLRGLVALWSGGLGSAKELFLEAVLRLFDAWGDPRLYGGRGHPFLLFLCWLLTLFASLQGDASRLCAFASIFRAARLFYPACPLAVGPPRFGPVGLQTRHGRAVLSDGQCTTKSAPRPGAPGGHNALWGRAAEDSRGVEETGESQNVNEAMAKPGQAEGGDNAVFEQFVREIILDKFALVGNELEAWILANHPANAITFNQTVDIRWNPLENAHEASRQVSGVQDALATDAPLMHGVDAGVIHFDSGGRVPKAALAGRVLAFGSNVAGQLGLGLPTAPASPRVAPASERRGESEPSSAGERADAVSESDARAFDEAAERGVDVWWTPQPSVVHALKDAHVTASACGFYHSAAVDIAGGLWTWGSNAEGQIGAQFHHFADVPRGNGAGPAVSWTSVAAESPDWSDFDNPRHFALFTQENVSPVSALTPRKGAETPHTGGASSASAKEDEDLKTRRPSGVTFFGDLDREAQDRREPEEGARRHSLQFHNLSEGAKRYAVTASLPTPVAISSAPATRFTQVACGRDFTVALTTDGLLFSWGSNRFGCLGTSDFCSRSTPEAVDMSEFSVAVARPSASITVEFARPKITEIRCGPAQCAALSDEQGLWVWGRGASGELGLSPAYLAMLWRRPAPSALGSTSAVAAPDRWLDALDAGAVEHAFDSAGDGEKNETFAEWRVDSGARGEKQRGQETHAEHEKLFQKLQTSAVRDGCVATPTRLRMLQFCDLAHFQAKMEEWNLWTEWRQAFSLVTLRRTAPRETLIAAIPDDLLHDLPTTSEEVLVSDIAFGNAHTVCLDISSNLLTWGHGGEGQLAVESACNGQILHAQPAPSEAGLRAVHEHAVVRPRTLGRGLEKAEETGAKETFALTEETVVSAAPTPARLTACFHGRRLTRGKRTRAIAAGGDTSAAVDEDGAIWVWGSNANGLLGRPLDQKEHFLPHKLTVDGKAVSACISPDGRRLAVCTDTGELWMWGRESLGSLGRSAAAPYWIASPPDKEILHPKPETVPLLNGYFVTAVSLGVHHTLVLSGDPERNALYVRPPSGIPEDPPELPRRPLVDVLSSPLFEELPNAPRPSQPQQETQEDSPGHRTRRGPVVFKNVKGTTHIAFPQDLDAANLSPGPLTKTHAAPTSEFLQRFNTEPPARPSPASARPSRPEK, from the exons ATGGGTCAGTGTGGAGCAAAGCAGAACGGTCGCAGCCGAGCCTCGGGGATCTTCCGcggctctcgcgtctcttccaaCTCTTTGCAGGGCTTCCCGGTCGAGGCAGGCGACCGCCAACATGCCTGTCTCTTGCCTCTGCCGCCCCCCGTGCTGCACCACCTCacggtctctctctggtcGTGTCTGCTCTTCAACGGGAGCGGGGCGcacaggcgcatgcactggagTGTCGAGTTCGACGAGCCACTCGCGCCGCGGCTTTTCAGTGAGGAGGCCGAAGCGGACTGGGAGCTTCTTCGCAGAGAGCTGAGTCCTCTTTCGCAAGCTGAGCGCGTGAAGCGACTTCCGGAACTTCCGACGCTCGCGTGGTTCTCCCTGTTCCTCTACTACGAgttctctgcgtcgacgcTCCTGCACGCTCTCGCAGAGACGTTGGCGGCCGACGGCGGAGGCGCTCTTCCGCATacaggaggcgagagaggctcCGATGGCTACGGGCCTCGCAGAAGACCTCGAAGCCGCGGaggccgcggagacagagaaccgTATTGTAGGGACTGGAGCGAAGAGCCAGGTGGAGGCGACAAGCGAAACCGCATTGACGCATGCGTGGAGGAACGCATTGCGGACCTGTCTCGCGCAGACATCCCTTCCTTTCCCGAAACACTGGGCAGGACCGCTGGTGACAGTTTCCTCGCGCGGCAGGCGTCTTCCGACTGCAAGTGCACGCGCGAGGAACTCCGTGAACgggaacagagaggcgaggcacTGGCAGATCAATctcgagagcgacagacgcaGCGTGTCGTGGACGCCTTCTGTCAGTGGTCGAGGGTCATGTATCGCACCTACCTGCTTTCGCAGAATCTCTCGTGGCTGACCGGAATCGTGGCGCATGCCCTGACGACGCCCCAGCTGCGGAggctcctcgccctcgcccTGTACAAGTACTACACTGAGGAGCGGCCGCTTCTCGGTTTCAAACgtccgcgcatgcatgccaaggtcgacgagaaagcgagagaggcgctgaGTCGAATCGTGGTGGAACAACTCGACTCGGAGCCCGAAGACACTCCCACGAACAGCCACTCAAAACTGAAAAAGGACTCTAGAGTCG AGCGAGACTGCGGTGATGTATCCGGATACGGTGGCCTCGAGCGCGTGGCGAACACCGTGAAGGAGTATGTAGAGGGTGGACGCATCGACTCAGACGCGCTGCACCTGGACGTCCTCGACTGGGCTGTCACTGGCTTCGAATACAAAGGCGTGGTCTTCGTCCTGGTGCACGATCAAGACTTCTG GTCAGCTATACGCACCGAGGTGCGCTGCTGCCAGGTGGTCCGCGCTGCGTCGAGCCCGGCAAATGTCCGCCTGACCTCCCAGTGTGGGCGTCTCTGCGCCGTCGAGGGATTCGGCTTGAGAGTTCTCGCTTCGCCACTCGTCCCTCATTGCGTCG AGCCCATCGAGGAGCCTCTGCCCTTCACCGTCGCACGGGATCTGCTCCTGCAGGCGGTCCCCTCGGCGACCTCCGGGCCGCCTGTCGAACGCGTCCTGCGCGTGCCGAATCCGCAAAACCTCCTTAGTTTGTATGCTCCACGATTTCAG GCGCGGGCGTCGGACTCCAGCGCGTACGCTGCCGTCACGGACAAGGTGATGTCTCTAGGGCCTCCGCATGCGTGGTGGTACTTTGCCCACTTGGTGGCTGAGGCGTCGCCTATTCGCCGCCGCTGGAGGCGTTTCTCGACATCGCGGCTCCCCTCGCAGGGCAACACCTCACACGCTGAGAGCCGTGCTCCGGGGACTTCCACCGAGGAAGCCTGTCCCCTCGACAGTCGCGCGGGGCGAGAGATGCGCAGGCGTCTGTTGCAGGTGCTCGCGGCGTGTCTCCACGACGCGCGTGAGGGGATCTCTCGCAGATTTCTCTACGATTCCTGGGTCGTTCATCAGGCGATCCCGACGCCACAAACCGGCGAGCTCGGCCGCCTACTCCGGGCGCGACCtgccgcgaggagacgcacCGAACGCGAGATGCCCCGGGCGCTTCAGCGAGAAGGGGAACCAGCGagcgaacaagaaagagagcaaggAGTGGGAGGTTCGCTGTTCAACGCCACGACGCTGGGGACCGAAAGACGTGGCACCGAGGCGCCGACCTTCGTGAAGGA ATATGATCCGCGGCCCACGGAGGGTGAGAGCCTCTCGAATCTTCCGGCGTTTGCGCTCATTTTCGATGGAACCTCTTGGACTCGACCAACCGTCGTGCAGCTCAAGAACGGAGACATTGAGGCCGTCCTCAACCGTGCAGCGACACTCTTTGGCTGCACCCGAAGCGACCTGCTGCCCTACCAGCCTCTCGGCGAGACCATAGG CGAAGAGCAGAGCGAATTCGCGTGGGCCTTTGGTCGCAAGTGCTCGATTTGGACTTTAGCGAAGGGTCCGAAAACGGGGTG cGAACCTCCTTTTCGAGCCCCGGCGCCGAAGGTTGGCACGGCGCGCGACTACTTCCAAGTGGACACGATTGAGCGCGTGTACCCTTCCCTGGAGCCTTGTTCTCCTGCATCCCGGAGTTGTCTCCGAATGTGTCTGCCATGGTCTAGCTCGCAATTCGTGATCTCGCTGGCGCCGCGAGCGCGGCCGATCCGCCCGGAAACGTaccttctctttcccctgCTGCAGAGGCCGCAGGCAGGCGCGAGGCGAGCACGCGGAGGGTCTTCGGAGACCGGGGGGCGGCGCGCGCCGGACGttcaactgcatgcgccgagcGTCTACCGTCGCGTCCTCGCGCTGCTGCGACGGCTTCCATTTCTCCGACACGGCGGGCACCTGCGGAAAATCCTTCACCACTTCGGAGTCAACGtcggcgtcgctctctgggTCCTCTGGAGTGAGGTTGAACTGCGCGTCCATGAGACGGAGACTCTCGGAGACCTGCCCGCGAGGGGAACATGGCGCTCGAGCGTGGAGGCCGCGCGGCTGCGGTATCGCGGCGACCAGCTTGTGCGCGAACTGATCGCATGCGAAATCGTCGCCACTGCTGTCAAACGGGTCGTCCGAATGTTCACCAGTGAACTTCCTGACAGGCCTCTGCCTTTCGTCTACGCCCTCGAGGCTCTCCTCCCGGTTCTGTTTCGCCCTGAGGTGTGGTGGCGACAGGTCGACAA ACTGCTTCCAAATGAACGTCGGAATACTCGGCACCACGAGAGCTGCCTGATGGTGGCTGTGTGGCTCTCTGTCCTTGAA GCGTCGCAAGTCGTGGCCATGCGACCTTGGCAGCTCGTCGCGGCGTTCAACTCCGTCCTCCAAACG GCTCGGAGTGTGCCGACGACGTTGGCGCATTGTttgatgcatgcgttgaaCGTGGAGTTCTCACCTTCGTTTCTTTACGTCATTTCGACGGTTCCGGAGGCGTCCGCGGCCGAGTGGTTTAACCGGGTGCACGCAGTTGTCCTGCGAGAGCGCGCCTCGGCTGCGAGTCCAAGCGCTGTGAAGGAACGCGGTTCTCAGgggcaactgcatgcagagcgccAGCTGGAAAAGGCGCCAAACGACGACACCTGTGTTGAGGAACACGGGGAACCGGGCGCGGCGGAAAAGGCAGACGTGGAAGAcgacgcgagaggcgagatAGAAGGcgacgtgcatgcgcgggagCTCGTCGAAGCGGCCGAGGAAAGTGCGGTGTCGCCCGCCAacgcgtcgctcttctcgcgtgacgaagacgcgctgCTGGACGAACTGGAAGCAGGAGATGAGGATTCagaagagcaaagagaacGCGTCACAACCTATGTACACGCCTTGGACGTTGCGGCgaagcgtctcctctcgctg GATGTGAAGGACTTGTACCAAGTCGCGTCGATGCTGGTGCGCGCCCACATCAACCCTCTCGAGTTGTTGCCCACAGAGGAAGTGATCGCCACCGAGCTGTTCGTACTTCAGGGCGTCCAAGAGCACCTGGCATCACTGCATGGCGAAGCCGGGAGGCCTCCCTTTGGCTTTGCCCAGCGTTTCTACCGGGCACTCCCCACACGCGCTGCTGTCtcattctcttcctccactgtTCGTCTGCGGTCGATCTTATCTTCTTCACACACTCTCACTCCGCCGCTCcattcgctttctccctcggCTGCTCGCTCGTCGCTTCCCCGTTCTGCtgcctccccttctcttcccccttcgccttcgccatctcttcctccttcgccttcgccctccgttcctgcttcgtcgcttcctcgttcttctgcgttttcttcttctctccctgcctcGTGTTCGCCTCGACTGTTGTCTGCTTCGTCAGCCGCGGCGTCGTTCTCTCGTgcctcttcgcgttctccgcaTCCGTCGGTTGTGCAGGATTCGGACGCCGAGCGACGCTTGGCTCCTTCGCCGACGCGGCTGGAGTCCTTCGTCGAACGTTTGCTGCGGAGTAACATTTCGTACGCTCACGACTCGGCACTTGCGCACTCCCGTCTCCTTGTTTTTCGGCGAGACCTCGAACGCGAGGCGCGCGCGAGTCAGCGAGAGTCGacgcgcttccttcctcttcccgcGAGGCTGAAGTCTTCATGCTTCGCCGCCagtcgccgcttctctctcctgcgctCCTCCAACAGCGGCTTGACTGCACGCCCGGGCGCGGGGGAGACAGAGCCCAACTCTCAGAGACGTcggggagagcgagaagagggaagtgagggagaagagactcttggaggcgcgagcgctggagacgcgacagagaaaaacggttTCCCGGAGGTTCTCGAGACTGTGCTGCAAGGCAAGGAGGTCGAGAAACAGATGAGGCAGCAGAGGGGGAGAAGGGCAGAAGACGCGTTTGAAAGGAAGCACGGAGGAtacgaaggagaaggagaagacacgctagaggaagagacagtgtTTGCGAAGAGAATCCGAGAACGTCtgagtggagagacagacgcggaaTTAGGTGCATACTTGACGCCCGCGCAACTTGGAATGCTCGACGGATGCAGCCTCTTGCATTCTCTCAGTGAAGCGGGGACCAGTTCCAG GATTCGAACGTTTTGCGCAGGGCACACGCTGGTGACCTGGACGCTGGTTTTGATTTCTCAGGTGAGTCTGGATGAGGAGGGTCGCCGCCGCCTGGCTAGACGGTGCGCGCGCGAGGTGGCGTCGATGGAGTCGGCTTATCTTCGGTCGGTCTTTGCGCCGGAGATCGAGATCGTGATTTCACTTCTAACGCTGCGAGGCCTCGTGGCTCTCTGGAGTGGCGGGCTCGGCTCCGCGAAGGAGCTTTTCCTCGAGGCCGTGCTTCGACTCTTCGACGCTTGGGGCGACCCGCGCCTTTACGGTGGCCGAGGGCaccctttcctcctctttctctgctggtTGTTgactctcttcgcttctctccagggAGACGCGTCGCgcctctgcgccttcgcgTCCATCTTCCGCGCTGCGCGGCTCTTCTATCCCGCCTGTCCCCTCGCCGTCGGCCCGCCGCGCTTCGGCCCTGTCGGACTCCAAACGCGACACGGCcgcgctgttctctctgacggACAGTGCACGACGAAGTCCGCGCCTCGCCCGGGTGCTCCTGGGGGCCACAACGCGTTGTGGGGTCGCGCCGCGGAAGACTCGCGAGGTGTggaagagacgggagagtCGCAGAATGTCAATGAGGCGATGGCGAAACCTGGGCAGGCGGAGGGGGGAGACAACGCGGTTTTTGAGCAGTTTGTGAGGGAGATAATTCTGGACAAGTTCGCCTTGGTAGGGAACGAGCTGGAGGCGTGGATCCTGGCCAATCACCCGGCAAACGCAATCACGTTCAACCAGACTGTTGACATTCGCTGGAATCCTCTCGAAAATGCTCACGAAGCCTCCCGACAAGTATCTGGCGTTCAAGACGCACTCGCCACAGATGCACCTCTCAT GCACGGAGTCGACGCGGGGGTTATCCACTTTGACAGCGGCGGGCGCGTCCCCAAGGCTGCTCTCGCCGGACGCGTGCTCGCGTTTGGGTCGAACGTCGCGGGTCAGTTGGGCCTCGGCCTCCCTACAGcgccggcgtctccgcgagTCGCTCCCGCCTCtgaaagacgaggagaaagcgagccAAGCTCTGCAGGAGAGCGAGCAGACGCTGTCTCCGAAAGCGACGCGCGAGCCTTCGACGAAGCCGCTGAGCGAG GCGTTGACGTCTGgtggactccgcaaccgTCGGTTGTGCATGCCTTGAAAGATGCACACGTGACGGCGAGTGCATGCGGCTTCTACCACAGCGCCGCCGTCGACATCGCGGGAGGTCTTTGGACTTGGGGCTCCAACGCAGAAGGCCag ATCGGCGCACAGTTTCACCACTTTGCAGATGTGCCTCGCGGCAATGGCGCAGGCCCCGCCGTGTCGTGGACGTCTGTTGCAGCGGAATCTCCAGACTGGTCCGATTTCGACAACCCCCGCCACTTCGCGCTCTTCACGCAGGAGAacgtctcgcctgtctctgctctcacCCCCCGAAAGGGCGCGGAGACCCCCCACACCGGCGGAGCCTCCAGCGCTTCCGCgaaggaggacgaagacttgaagacgagaaggccTTCGGGCGTCACGTTTTTTGGCGACTTGGATCGCGAGGCACAGGACCGGCGCGAGccggaagaaggcgcgagaaggcATTCTTTGCAATTCCACAACCTCTCAGAGGGCGCAAAACGCTACGCCGTCACGGCTTCCCTCCCCACGCCCGTCGCAATTTCCTCTGCACCCGCGACGCGCTTCACCCAG GTCGCTTGCGGACGCGACTTCACCGTCGCGTTGACAACCGACGGACTCCTTTTTTCCTGGGGTTCCAACCGTTTCGGGTGTCTCGGCACCTCGGACTTCTGCTCGCGATCGACACCTGAGGCAGTCGACATGAGCgagttttctgtcgctgttgCGCGACCCTCTGCTTCAATCACTGTCGAGTTTGCGCGGCCAAAG ATCACGGAGATTCGCTGTGGCCCGGCGCAGTGTGCGGCTTTGAGTGACGAACAGGGTCTCTGGGTGTGGGGACGTGGCGCCTCCGGGGAGTTAGGCCTCTCTCCAGCGTACCTGGCGATGTTGTGGCGCAGGCCTGCACCCTCTGCGTTGGGCTCCACGTCCGCTGTCGCGGCGCCCGACCGCTGGCTGGACGCGCTCGACGCGGGAGCTGTGGAGCACGCGTTTGACAGTgcgggagacggcgagaaaaacgagacttTCGCTGAGTGGCGGGTGGACAGCGGCGCTCgcggggagaagcagagaggccaGGAAACACACGCAGAACACGAAAAACTCTTCCAAAAGTTGCAGACCTCTGCCGTGAGAGACGGCTGCGTCGCCACTCCCACGCGACTTCG CATGCTGCAGTTCTGCGACTTGGCGCACTTCCAAGCGAAGATGGAAGAGTGGAATCTCTGGACAGAGTGGAGACaagccttttctctcgtgacTCTCCGACGCACCGCACCACGAGAGACCCTGATCGCTGCCATCCCAGACGACCTTCTTCACGACCTACCGACAACCTCTGAAGAAGTCCTCGTCTCCGATATCGCCTTCG GGAACGCGCACACAGTCTGCTTAGACATTTCCAGCAACCTCCTGACTTGGGGCCATGGCGGAGAGGGTCAGCTCGCCGTCGAGAGTGCATGCAATGGTCAGatactgcatgcgcagcctGCGCCGTCTGAGGCGGGACTGCGTGCGGTGCACGAGCATGCAGTCGTGCGCCCGCGGACTCTCGGCAGAGGTCTGGAGAAGGCTGAGGAGACGGGTGCGAAAGAGACTTTTGCGCTCACAGAAGAAACTGTAGTTTCTGCAGCGCCTACTCCAGCAAGGCTAACTGCGTGCTTCCATGGACGCCGGCTAACGCGAGGGAAGCGGACTCGAGCTATCGCAGCTG GAGGCGACACTTCGGCGGCAGTGGACGAGGATGGCGCAATATGGGTCTGGGGCAGCAACGCAAACGGCCTGCTCGGACGCCCTCTCGACCA AAAAGAGCACTTTTTGCCGCACAAGTTGACCGTAGACGGGAAGGCGGtcagcgcatgcatttcGCCTGACGGCAGGCGCCTCGCcgtgtgtacagacaccggcGAACTGTGGATGTGGGGTCGGGAGTCTCTCGGTTCCCTGGGGAGATCCGCAGCGGCGCCTTACTGGATTGCATCTCCTCCCGACAAGGAGATTCTTCACCCCAAGCCGGAGACTGTGCCTCTTCTCAACGGGTATTTCGTGACCGCC GTTTCGCTCGGTGTGCACCACACGCTGGTCTTGTCGGGAGACCCCGAGAGGAACGCCTTGTACGTTCGGCCTCCCTCCGGGATTCCAGAGGACCCTCCGGAGTTGCCGCGACGCCCGCTCGTTGacgttctctcttcaccgCTCTTCGAGGAACTCCCGAACGCGCCGCGCCCTTCGCAGCCGCAGCAGGAGACGCAAGAAGACTCGCCGGGTCACAGAACTCGCCGAGGTCCCGTTGTCTTCAAGAACGT GAAAGGCACAACGCATATCGCGTTCCCCCAGGACTTGGACGCCGCAAACTTGTCTCCGGGACCTCtgacgaagacgcatgcagccccaACCTCTGAATTTCTCCAGAGATTCAACACTGAGCCCCCCGCGCGTCCGTCGCCGGCGTCCGCGCGGCCCAGTCGCCCTGAAAAGTGA